TCCATGGATTTACATTCAATTTATTCCAGACTTCTTACAACCAGAACCAATGACATGCcttttgcttttcatttatatattgttataatgTCGGATAAGTATGtaaaacatggtcaaaggtccaaaacttgagctgaacatatgtaaaaatgctccttgCAAATCAAAAGGTCAgacttcaacctgctctgaatgctttgttcAGAGCAACAATaacctctacttcctcttcgAACTGACGTCAGAATGTTGGCTAACACTCACAAAcggcctttgttgctaaggttgttcacattgtccacttgcatattttagatcagattcaggctcaaacatgtacagatgtatttgagaagttggcattttgagtaaagaacgatAAAAATAAGGGAAATCCAACtactatattattattgtttgtttacacagcTTCCTGAACTTCAGACTTCCGAAAGCTGGCTAagcagaacagagtgggctcatcagaaGCTAAAACGGCCtttttcagacagagccagAACTGAGAGGCTGAGGGAAGGTTTTTGAACTGCAactcatgcaaagatattccagcagagccccagaataaaaatacagagctggaaatgtggATGATACACGCCCTTTAACAAACTTTAATCTGAATTCCTCTGTCTTCCCTCTCTCCTGGTAGCATTTCCCGGCTGTGAGTGGGGCCTTCATGGATTCCCCATATAATGGCAACACGTCCTTGCAGACGTCCACCTCCAACCTCAACGCCAGCTACTCTCGACCCTCAGAAACAGAGGACGATGGTAAAGTGTCCAGTGACACCATCTGGCTGTGGATTGCTGTGCTGGCAACCATCGGCAACATAGTGGTGGTGGCTGTGGTTTGTGCCTGTGCCTTCTAACAAGATGGAAGAGTGGAGCAAAAACACTGATGATAATGAGAAATATTGTATAtcctgaaaatatatttttcttcagaaattataaaaaaatagcCTTACTTTTAGATTACTGAGCATGGATTTTTTAAGCTCTAGTTTGAGGTATGACGGGGAATTGCATGGGATTCTTTTGGacacttttgacatttttttcaacaaagagacaaaaggaaaaatatttaaCTAAAATTCAAATAgggaacacaaaaaaaattaaattatgagGTTTTAGGTACAGTATTTACCTATTTATTTAAAGTGGTAAACAGGTTGATATAATGATCTGATAAAGAACTTTTTCTGTTCAGTTCTAAAgtgtaatattatatataatatataagaaAACCCAAAAAAATAAGGttgaatatttattaaatagaTGCATCAAAAGGGACATCAACAATCAGACAAAGAATACTGGAAAAGCCCAAACTCAGaccacacacaaaccaaaacgATACCCAGCACCACACACCCACCAATTCAGATAAACCAAATTAAGCCTATAGATCTTTTTATGTTACCCAAAAAGCTTTCTTGACAATCCACTTTAAATTCAACCTCGTCATCCTATAAGAGCTCAGTTTCAGCTACAGTAAATGCCTTGCTCAAGGAGAGTTTCACTCTTTCACTTAACACACTCAGATTTTGTCAGCCTGATAGGCGATTTCAACCAGCACACTTTGAATAACAAGCCTTACATAAACACTTTCACCTGAAACTGTTAGATGCCACCATAGTTTATTGTTAATTTTACCCCAATGTTACAGTGAAAAGTTTCCTTATTTAGCCATTTTTCATTTCCAATATAATGCATGACCTGGACAAAACCACGTCAAATAGTTTAAAAACTCATGACAATTACTATTTTATTTAGGGCTTGTCCTTTTATGTAAGCTATATTCATCAGGCTTCCAGTTAAAATTAAGACCAGTAAAACTACTTGTCCTCAGACTTGCCTTCACGACTCTAAATGGGTCACAGTGATATTTATTTTAGCCTCCATGTGAACagattattaacattttttaatgagCATCGGCCCCAGAGCAAAATActaaatttattcattttggaTTCCAGGCTGAAAAAAGCTGTGGCCTTAACAGTGGTGGTACGATGCTTGCCAATGGTCAATTGGTTATGCAAGCCAAGCTGGTGTTATATAAACCCCTCCAGTTCTGTTTACACCGCAGGCAGAGGTCAGCGTCAGATCTACAAGGATTAGACAAGATCATAGCTTGATCTCTTAGTGGGATCAGAAGCCAGAAAGAGATCCACTGTTGAAACTGCACATGATTTAGATTGTGTGCGATTTAGTGGTTAGTGAAGTCAGAGCCCTGACCTGTGACAGACAGTGTGCAAAATGATGACCCTTGATCAAAGCGCTGAACTTCAACCTGTTCACTCAGATAACTGTCTAAAAAGTTATTACTTATTActcctcttttttattttagtcttcTATTCTTACATTTTCCAGCACCTAGTTTATTTACCTGACTAATTCAAAGTATTCTGGCCAATGAGAGCAACTGACCATTCTCTAAATCCCACCCCCtggttactgttgctatgccaGTCAATCTGTCCATTTCTGCTCCccagattttcagtttacaatgatgaCACTGGCAAATTTACCACTTGAAATTCTTAgcaatttttgaaacaatggatCTTTGATTTCATAGTAGACAAAAGCAGTTCCTCATTTTAAATGGCAATGGTCAATTTTGCCGGCTGAAATTACAGAGTGACAGCTGTCACTAGCTTTTGTCAGCTGTAGCTAACTAgttaagctaatgttagctccaTGAGTTGGTCAGACATGCTGTCTTTACCTCTCTAGCTGACTTCTTaatgtttcaatgttttcattttaaaataagaacCCTGTAAAAGGGTCTATATTATGCTAAAGGACTGAAGCTATTTCATGTCATGTTGGAGTTACCGTAATTACAAGTTTCCGACTTGACTTGGAGGTTGACGTGAATGCTCGTTCACGTCAACATCCTAATTACAACTGGGAAAATgggatttttctgaaagctctgatatatCTGACTTGGCACTTAATAATAtaccaaacaaaccaaacaaatatgAAAGCCTCATGCCTGCCAAAGTCCTTTTCAATGTCAACGTATGGTATTTTAATCCCTCATATGACCAATTGTTATCATAGAACCTTCCTAAATTGTCAGATGACGTGAACGCTAGCAAGTCCttaacatgggaatctttccaCTCTTTTACATCCATCTGACATAGTGTGAACACGGCTTAAAGCTGCATGTCTAGTTACGGTTGCTAAGCAATGATTGGACAATCATTGTTTGGGAGAGGGGTTTAGTGAACGGTCAGTTATGACGATCCCATACTGGGACAGCAGTTcccatttatatttacattagtTGATGCCTCAGCAAATTGTAGTCTTACTGTCCACAAATATTTACACTAATAGGTCATTTAAAACCTCAAATTCAACTAGCACGCATGCCTTCCACTGGAAGAAAATGTAGCACCCTTAAAAAATCCAGAGGACACAAACGGCTGGGCAGTGATTGACCAGTGATTTGTTGAAATTTAACAAGCAAGGAAAGTCACGCAGGgatatttctctctgtcaggGTTACTTTTGTGGCATTATAAGGaaaaatacatcattaaaaagGGCAATGCCATTCGCTTTCAGCTCCCCTCAAATCAATCTGAGATTGTTAGTGAAGAGATGAAATTTCATAAAGCTGATCCGGAAGAGGCAAATGAGTAAAAACAGTGAGGGtaggagaagaaaaggaagagaacATGGTGATTCAATATGACAAAGATGGGGCTAGACCAGGTCAGATGCAACCCAGTCTCAcgtcaaaatgtgtaatagctatgTTGGTCCACAGCGCAAAATctattagtttcacaataacggctctaaaattgtgagaatcacatcatgtgactgtcaagtttctgtctgtgaaaacaaacaaacaaataaaaaaatggctGACATAACTTTTAGTCTCTTTAGTCTTTTAGTAGTGGAAAATCCATTTCAAGTTActtttcagcattaaaatgcattttgataacatttctagtgagaaatgtgcattttattttaattatctttgttcagtgaatgtatatgatgtttagtttgtcagttattacgaagattttttcaggctttctatcgttgctgtggtggttgctatggacgctgCTGTTGCTGAAACCACATAAGatagtttgtctttgtgttgtgtagttaCTTTAGCTGTtatgtttttgtgcctaaaactaaacaaatcttAGCATAAAGCATCTCACCATAGATGTGTCAGGTCtggaaattgttttatttttacactggtgaggcactgacaaatgatgttgtgtCACATCAGAAAATGCTACAAGttaaaattgaaatgttttgttgtttaattttgagTTAACATTGTAGTTACTATGGTAGGCTATGTGAAAATTGAGCTTCTTTTGATTATACCCTGTACATTAAAACACTTCATCACTAGTAGCAGGTATATATGTTctaatgttatttgtcatgCCACACAGTCTCAGATGACTTACCAACATACTTTCGTGCATTATTTAATCCTGTCTAGTAAGGATGCATGCACCAAGTGCACATGTATGTGtttctacatactgtatgcatttgTATCTCTTGAGCTCC
This region of Thunnus maccoyii chromosome 6, fThuMac1.1, whole genome shotgun sequence genomic DNA includes:
- the LOC121899565 gene encoding uncharacterized protein C14orf132 produces the protein MELSLMAAQHFPAVSGAFMDSPYNGNTSLQTSTSNLNASYSRPSETEDDGKVSSDTIWLWIAVLATIGNIVVVAVVCACAF